In Streptomyces alboniger, the following are encoded in one genomic region:
- a CDS encoding BlaI/MecI/CopY family transcriptional regulator, protein MGELEDSVMTRVWKWNRPVTVREVLEDLQQERSIAYTTVMTVLDNLHQKGWVRREAEGRAYRYEAVSTRAAYAAALMNEAWSQSDNPAAALVAFFGMMSEEQREALNDAMRIVQGPENPGSAERGAER, encoded by the coding sequence TTGGGAGAACTCGAAGACTCCGTCATGACACGGGTGTGGAAGTGGAACCGCCCCGTGACCGTTCGAGAAGTCCTGGAAGACCTTCAGCAGGAACGGTCCATCGCCTACACGACCGTGATGACCGTTTTGGACAATCTCCATCAGAAGGGCTGGGTGCGCCGCGAAGCGGAAGGTCGCGCCTATCGATATGAGGCGGTCTCCACTCGTGCCGCCTACGCTGCCGCACTGATGAACGAAGCCTGGTCGCAGAGCGACAACCCGGCCGCCGCGCTCGTCGCCTTCTTCGGCATGATGTCGGAGGAACAGCGGGAAGCGCTGAACGACGCCATGCGTATCGTCCAAGGCCCGGAGAACCCCGGCTCCGCGGAGCGCGGCGCAGAGCGATAG
- a CDS encoding amino-acid N-acetyltransferase yields MAAEVPELSELSAKAVSVRRARTSDVPAVRGLLDSYVRERILLDKATVTLYEDIQEFWVAERDDNAELVGCGALHVMWEDLAEVRTLAVNPKVKGAGVGHQLLGKLLQTARWLGVRKVFCLTFEVDFFAKHGFVEIGETPVDGDVYSELLRSYDEGVAEFLGLERVKPNTLGNSRMLLHL; encoded by the coding sequence ATGGCAGCAGAGGTCCCCGAACTCAGCGAACTCAGCGCAAAAGCGGTCTCCGTCCGCAGGGCGCGCACCTCCGATGTACCGGCCGTGCGGGGGCTCCTCGACTCGTACGTCCGCGAGCGCATCCTCCTGGACAAAGCGACCGTGACGCTTTACGAGGACATCCAGGAGTTCTGGGTGGCGGAACGGGACGACAACGCCGAGTTGGTGGGCTGCGGGGCCCTGCACGTGATGTGGGAAGACCTCGCGGAAGTACGCACCCTCGCGGTGAATCCGAAGGTCAAGGGGGCCGGGGTGGGACATCAGCTGCTCGGGAAGTTGCTCCAGACCGCCCGGTGGCTCGGTGTGCGGAAGGTTTTCTGTCTGACCTTCGAAGTCGACTTCTTCGCGAAGCACGGCTTCGTGGAGATCGGCGAGACTCCGGTCGACGGAGATGTCTACAGCGAGCTGCTGCGTTCCTATGACGAGGGCGTCGCGGAGTTCCTCGGCCTCGAACGAGTGAAACCGAACACCTTGGGCAACAGTCGGATGCTTCTGCATCTGTGA
- a CDS encoding histone-like nucleoid-structuring protein Lsr2 produces the protein MAQKVQVLLVDDLDGGEADETVTFALDGKSYEIDLTTANADKLRGALEDFVKAGRRTGGRGSGGRGKARAAATSGGQDTAAIRAWAKENGFEVNDRGRVPASIREAYEKANG, from the coding sequence GTGGCACAGAAGGTTCAGGTCCTTCTTGTCGATGACCTCGACGGTGGCGAGGCGGACGAGACCGTGACGTTCGCGTTGGACGGCAAGTCCTACGAGATCGACCTCACCACGGCCAACGCGGACAAGCTCCGTGGCGCCCTGGAAGACTTCGTCAAGGCCGGCCGGCGCACCGGCGGCCGTGGTTCGGGCGGCCGCGGCAAGGCGCGCGCGGCGGCGACGAGCGGTGGTCAGGACACCGCCGCGATCCGTGCCTGGGCGAAGGAGAACGGCTTTGAGGTCAACGACCGCGGCCGCGTTCCCGCGTCGATCCGCGAGGCCTACGAGAAGGCCAACGGCTGA
- a CDS encoding SCO3374 family protein, which yields MAPTVPQPRTPVEQSDPVRQWYENELGWATSPGPGPVHLLTGLRFDVLELPAEAGFAALRHLGPKAPVALRGETMRLLVGAGSADELPGLLDWLEWGDIPLGLTAVGAGGRIDAPAPPGWPGSRGAAVWLRPPEPGCEVEPTLPALVSLPTVGGGGTAHRSDPAAGSDLVRLVDTAATQCHRVRLRRRSRQPLAFS from the coding sequence ATGGCCCCCACAGTTCCTCAGCCCCGCACGCCGGTCGAGCAGAGCGACCCGGTGCGGCAGTGGTACGAGAACGAGCTCGGCTGGGCGACCTCCCCCGGCCCCGGCCCGGTGCACCTGCTGACGGGGCTGCGCTTCGACGTCCTCGAACTTCCCGCGGAAGCGGGCTTCGCGGCGCTGCGCCACCTCGGGCCCAAGGCGCCGGTGGCGCTGCGTGGGGAAACGATGCGGCTGCTGGTGGGCGCGGGGAGCGCGGACGAGCTGCCGGGGCTGCTCGACTGGCTGGAGTGGGGGGACATCCCCCTCGGCCTCACCGCCGTCGGGGCGGGCGGACGGATCGACGCGCCCGCGCCTCCGGGGTGGCCCGGCTCGCGGGGGGCCGCCGTCTGGCTGCGACCCCCGGAGCCCGGGTGCGAGGTGGAGCCGACGCTGCCGGCACTCGTGTCCCTGCCCACGGTGGGGGGTGGCGGGACCGCGCACCGCAGCGACCCCGCCGCGGGCTCCGATCTCGTACGGCTCGTGGACACGGCGGCGACACAGTGCCACCGGGTCAGGCTGCGGCGTCGCAGCCGTCAGCCGTTGGCCTTCTCGTAG
- a CDS encoding ATP-dependent Clp protease ATP-binding subunit: MFERFTDRARRVVVLAQEEARMLNHNYIGTEHILLGLIHEGEGVAAKALESLGISLEAVRQQVEEIIGQGQQAPSGHIPFTPRAKKVLELSLREALQLGHNYIGTEHILLGLIREGEGVAAQVLVKLGADLNRVRQQVIQLLSGYQGKETATAGGPAEGTPSTSLVLDQFGRNLTQAARESKLDPVIGREKEIERVMQVLSRRTKNNPVLIGEPGVGKTAVVEGLAQAIVKGEVPETLKDKHLYTLDLGALVAGSRYRGDFEERLKKVLKEIRTRGDIILFIDELHTLVGAGAAEGAIDAASILKPMLARGELQTIGATTLDEYRKHLEKDAALERRFQPIQVAEPSLPHTIEILKGLRDRYEAHHRVSITDEALVQAATLADRYISDRFLPDKAIDLIDEAGSRMRIRRMTAPPDLREFDEKIAGVRRDKESAIDSQDFEKAASLRDKEKQLLAAKAKREKEWKAGDMDVVAEVDGELIAEVLATATGIPVFKLTEEESSRLLRMEDELHKRVIGQKDAVKALSKAIRRTRAGLKDPKRPGGSFIFAGPSGVGKTELSKALAEFLFGDEDALISLDMSEFSEKHTVSRLFGSPPGYVGYEEGGQLTEKVRRKPFSVVLFDEVEKAHPDIFNSLLQILEDGRLTDSQGRVVDFKNTVIIMTTNLGTRDISKGFNLGFAAQGDTKSNYERMKNKVSDELKQHFRPEFLNRVDDVVVFPQLSQDDILQIVDLMITKVDERLKDRDMGLELSQSAKELLAKKGYDPVLGARPLRRTIQREVEDTLSEKILFGELRPGHIVVVDTEGEGETKTFTFRGEEKAALPDVPPIESAAGGGAGPNLSKEA, encoded by the coding sequence ATGTTCGAGAGGTTCACCGACCGCGCGCGGCGGGTTGTCGTCCTGGCTCAGGAAGAAGCCCGGATGCTCAACCACAACTACATCGGCACCGAGCACATCCTCCTGGGCTTGATCCACGAGGGCGAGGGTGTCGCCGCTAAGGCCCTGGAGAGCCTCGGGATTTCGCTCGAGGCGGTCCGCCAGCAGGTGGAGGAGATCATCGGCCAGGGCCAGCAGGCCCCGTCCGGGCACATCCCCTTCACCCCCCGTGCCAAGAAGGTCCTGGAGCTGTCGCTCCGCGAGGCCCTTCAGCTGGGCCACAACTACATCGGCACGGAGCACATCCTGCTCGGCCTGATCCGCGAGGGCGAGGGCGTCGCCGCCCAGGTCCTGGTCAAGCTGGGCGCCGATCTCAACCGGGTGCGGCAGCAGGTCATCCAGCTGCTCTCCGGTTACCAGGGCAAGGAGACCGCCACCGCCGGCGGTCCTGCCGAGGGCACGCCCTCCACGTCCCTGGTGCTCGACCAGTTCGGCCGGAATCTGACCCAGGCCGCTCGTGAGTCCAAGCTCGACCCGGTCATCGGGCGCGAGAAGGAGATCGAGCGGGTCATGCAGGTCCTGTCCCGCCGTACGAAGAACAACCCGGTCCTCATCGGTGAGCCCGGCGTCGGCAAGACCGCCGTCGTCGAGGGCCTCGCCCAGGCCATCGTCAAGGGCGAGGTGCCCGAGACCCTCAAGGACAAGCACCTCTACACCCTGGACCTCGGCGCGCTGGTCGCGGGCTCCCGCTACCGCGGTGACTTCGAGGAGCGCCTGAAGAAGGTCCTCAAGGAGATCCGCACCCGCGGCGACATCATCCTGTTCATCGACGAGCTGCACACGCTGGTCGGTGCGGGTGCCGCCGAGGGCGCCATCGACGCCGCTTCGATCCTGAAGCCGATGCTGGCCCGCGGTGAGCTCCAGACCATCGGTGCCACCACGCTCGACGAGTACCGCAAGCACCTGGAGAAGGACGCCGCGCTGGAGCGCCGCTTCCAGCCCATCCAGGTCGCCGAGCCGTCGCTGCCGCACACCATCGAGATCCTCAAGGGTCTGCGCGACCGGTACGAGGCGCACCACCGCGTCTCGATCACCGACGAGGCGCTGGTGCAGGCCGCCACCCTGGCCGACCGCTACATCTCGGACCGCTTCCTGCCGGACAAGGCGATCGACCTGATCGACGAGGCCGGTTCCCGGATGCGCATCCGCCGGATGACCGCGCCGCCGGACCTCCGCGAGTTCGACGAGAAGATCGCGGGTGTCCGTCGCGACAAGGAGTCCGCGATCGACTCGCAGGACTTCGAGAAGGCCGCCTCCCTGCGCGACAAGGAGAAGCAGCTCCTGGCCGCGAAGGCGAAGCGCGAGAAGGAGTGGAAGGCCGGCGACATGGACGTCGTCGCCGAGGTCGACGGCGAGCTGATCGCCGAGGTCCTGGCCACGGCCACCGGAATTCCGGTCTTCAAGCTCACGGAGGAGGAGTCCTCCCGCCTGCTGCGCATGGAGGACGAGCTCCACAAGCGCGTCATCGGCCAGAAGGACGCCGTCAAGGCGCTCTCGAAGGCGATCCGGCGTACGCGTGCGGGTCTGAAGGACCCGAAGCGTCCCGGCGGCTCGTTCATCTTCGCCGGTCCGTCCGGTGTCGGTAAGACCGAGCTGTCCAAGGCGCTCGCCGAATTCCTCTTCGGTGACGAGGACGCGCTGATCTCCCTCGACATGTCGGAGTTCAGCGAGAAGCACACGGTTTCGCGTCTCTTCGGTTCGCCCCCCGGTTACGTGGGTTACGAAGAGGGCGGCCAGCTGACCGAGAAGGTCCGCCGCAAGCCGTTCTCCGTCGTCCTTTTCGACGAGGTCGAGAAGGCCCACCCGGACATCTTCAACTCGCTCCTCCAGATTCTGGAGGACGGTCGTCTGACCGACTCCCAGGGTCGTGTCGTGGACTTCAAGAACACGGTCATCATCATGACGACCAACCTTGGAACCCGTGACATCTCGAAGGGCTTCAACCTCGGCTTCGCGGCCCAGGGCGACACGAAGTCCAACTACGAGCGGATGAAGAACAAGGTCAGCGACGAGCTGAAGCAGCACTTCCGCCCGGAGTTCCTGAACCGCGTGGATGACGTCGTCGTCTTCCCGCAGCTCAGCCAGGACGACATCCTCCAGATCGTCGACCTGATGATCACCAAGGTGGACGAGCGGCTCAAGGACCGGGACATGGGTCTCGAACTCTCCCAGTCCGCGAAGGAACTGCTCGCGAAGAAGGGTTACGACCCGGTGCTCGGCGCGCGTCCGCTGCGGCGCACGATCCAGCGCGAGGTCGAGGACACCCTCTCCGAGAAGATCCTCTTCGGCGAGCTGCGCCCCGGCCACATCGTGGTCGTCGACACGGAGGGCGAGGGCGAGACCAAGACCTTCACCTTCCGCGGCGAGGAGAAGGCGGCACTGCCCGACGTGCCGCCGATCGAGTCGGCCGCCGGTGGCGGCGCGGGCCCGAACCTGAGCAAGGAGGCGTAG
- a CDS encoding NACHT domain-containing protein, whose protein sequence is MDPAVIGTRLASSVVAPLIKKLFVREGPGAGLVERPVRVCGLVSFRGEKRTLYGADVRRIAERLVSRSLASPGERPFPPDETAAVTDALARALLALGDLDMDDVQAVRLGHRKLARTLLHQASATGRPVTAELSADASFYLESVTEWACLHILQFFTQRSTFVAATLVAQSRGQDELIAKVDELIARSPLPGARDAAFEERYLAYVAKKHGKLTIFGIDLTDTPGKWPLDVAYMSLEATSLSSTDAEAALRPGDDWVATLKELTAARPADQALATRDRVLLRGEAGSGKTTLVQWLAVSTTRQELAEGPMAYLDDRIPYVLPLRTLTRHGERLPAPADFLAAVGCPLAGTQPGGWEGRVLTAGRALVLIDGIDEIPDAERAATRAWLTDLIDAFPGNHWLVTSRPSAVRTDWLADEGFAELTLSAMGEREVAAFIERWHAAAATGAPDEDAALAAYESQLLAAVRAKPDLGLLATNPLMCGLICALHRDRRGFLPLGRKDLYTAALSMLLVRRDRERHMTVPELREEPQLQLLQRLAYWLIRNGRTVLDRSRAEAIIADALPSVPELSALGDAHAVYTHFLHRSGLLREPGPDTVDFVHRTFQDFLGARAAVDEGDFGVLARHAADDQWADVIRMAVAQARPRERAEILRDLMAYGDTHPDQRARKRIHLLAAACLEHAAELAPAVREEVERRTAGLIPPRDAEDARALAQVGPMVLDLLPGPDGLSDEEARLVAITATHVRSDAAIPFLARFARHPSIMVGSQLMWGWHRYDCRAYAEEVIAHLDTTALHFTLRDDEQIAELERLGLFPKRLDMRVDVSPEVASRFLAACEPTFLLLAYSPAHLTPEALAALHGLDGLNVFSVSDTAEPWSLTLFPAEAPLMFLGLAGSRSSVRDLELLPRWPLLARITFQEDGPDSAADWETLARLPRLTRLHCGSHSLPHAPEGLSLPGLTELQLSPDGHWEAAMARIGTLMPGLRHLYVENRTGVGAAEARQRLDVSALPDHIDVRVYGPSKF, encoded by the coding sequence ATGGATCCCGCGGTCATCGGCACCCGTCTGGCATCGAGCGTCGTAGCCCCGCTGATCAAGAAACTGTTCGTCCGGGAAGGCCCGGGGGCGGGGCTCGTGGAGCGGCCCGTGCGGGTCTGCGGGCTCGTCTCCTTCCGGGGCGAGAAGCGGACCCTGTACGGCGCGGACGTGCGCCGCATCGCCGAGCGGCTGGTGTCCCGGTCCCTGGCCTCGCCCGGTGAGCGGCCCTTCCCGCCGGACGAGACCGCCGCGGTCACCGACGCCCTGGCCCGCGCGCTCCTCGCCCTCGGCGACCTCGACATGGACGACGTCCAGGCGGTCCGCCTCGGCCACCGGAAACTGGCCCGCACGCTCCTCCACCAGGCCTCCGCCACCGGGCGCCCCGTCACCGCCGAACTCTCCGCGGACGCGTCCTTCTACCTCGAATCCGTCACCGAGTGGGCCTGCCTGCACATCCTCCAGTTCTTCACGCAGCGCTCCACGTTCGTGGCGGCGACGCTGGTCGCACAGAGCCGGGGCCAGGACGAACTCATCGCCAAGGTGGACGAGCTGATCGCCCGCAGCCCACTCCCCGGCGCGCGGGACGCCGCCTTCGAGGAGCGCTACCTGGCGTACGTCGCGAAGAAGCACGGCAAGCTGACGATCTTCGGCATCGACCTGACGGATACCCCGGGGAAATGGCCCCTGGACGTCGCCTACATGTCCCTGGAGGCGACGTCCCTCTCCAGCACGGACGCGGAGGCCGCGCTGCGCCCCGGCGACGACTGGGTGGCCACCCTGAAGGAACTGACCGCCGCCCGCCCCGCCGACCAGGCCCTCGCCACCCGCGACCGAGTCCTCCTGCGCGGCGAGGCGGGCTCCGGCAAGACCACACTCGTGCAGTGGCTCGCGGTGAGCACCACCCGCCAGGAACTCGCCGAGGGCCCCATGGCGTACCTCGACGACCGCATCCCTTACGTCCTCCCCCTGCGCACCCTGACCCGCCACGGGGAGCGCCTGCCCGCCCCCGCGGACTTCCTCGCGGCGGTCGGCTGCCCGCTCGCCGGCACCCAGCCCGGAGGCTGGGAGGGGCGGGTCCTGACGGCGGGCCGCGCCCTGGTCCTGATCGACGGCATCGACGAGATCCCGGACGCCGAACGCGCCGCCACGCGCGCGTGGCTCACCGATCTCATCGACGCCTTCCCCGGCAACCACTGGCTGGTGACCTCGCGCCCCTCGGCGGTGCGCACGGACTGGCTCGCCGACGAGGGCTTCGCGGAGCTGACGCTCTCCGCCATGGGCGAGCGGGAGGTGGCCGCGTTCATCGAGCGCTGGCACGCCGCGGCGGCCACGGGCGCGCCCGACGAGGACGCGGCCCTGGCCGCGTACGAGAGTCAGCTCCTGGCGGCGGTCAGAGCCAAGCCGGACCTGGGGCTCCTGGCCACCAACCCCCTGATGTGCGGCCTGATCTGCGCCCTGCACCGCGACCGCAGAGGCTTCCTGCCGCTGGGCCGCAAGGACCTCTACACGGCCGCGCTGTCCATGCTCCTGGTCCGCAGGGACCGCGAACGCCACATGACCGTCCCCGAGTTGCGGGAGGAACCGCAGCTCCAGCTGCTCCAGCGCCTCGCGTACTGGCTGATCCGCAACGGCCGCACGGTCCTCGACCGTTCACGGGCCGAGGCGATCATCGCGGACGCGCTGCCGTCCGTACCGGAGCTGTCCGCGCTCGGCGACGCGCACGCCGTCTACACCCACTTCCTGCACCGCAGCGGCCTCCTGCGCGAACCGGGCCCCGACACCGTCGACTTCGTCCACCGCACCTTCCAGGACTTCCTGGGCGCACGCGCGGCGGTCGACGAGGGCGACTTCGGCGTCCTCGCCCGGCATGCGGCGGACGACCAGTGGGCGGACGTCATCCGCATGGCGGTGGCGCAGGCACGCCCCCGCGAACGCGCGGAGATCCTCCGGGACTTGATGGCCTACGGAGATACCCATCCCGACCAACGCGCCCGGAAGCGGATCCACCTCCTCGCCGCGGCCTGCCTCGAACACGCGGCGGAGCTGGCCCCGGCGGTACGGGAGGAGGTGGAGCGCCGGACGGCCGGGCTCATCCCGCCGCGTGACGCCGAGGACGCCCGCGCCCTCGCGCAGGTCGGCCCCATGGTACTCGACCTGCTCCCTGGCCCCGACGGCCTGAGCGACGAAGAGGCCCGCCTGGTGGCGATCACCGCGACCCACGTACGGTCCGACGCGGCGATCCCGTTCCTGGCCCGCTTCGCCCGGCACCCCAGCATCATGGTCGGCAGCCAGCTGATGTGGGGGTGGCACCGCTACGACTGCCGCGCGTACGCGGAAGAGGTCATCGCCCACCTCGACACCACCGCCCTCCACTTCACGCTCCGCGACGACGAACAGATCGCGGAGCTGGAGCGGCTGGGGCTGTTCCCCAAGCGGCTGGACATGCGGGTCGACGTCTCCCCCGAGGTCGCCTCCCGCTTCCTGGCCGCCTGCGAGCCGACCTTCCTGCTGCTCGCCTACTCCCCGGCCCACCTCACGCCCGAGGCCCTGGCCGCCCTGCACGGCCTGGACGGGCTCAACGTCTTCAGCGTCAGCGACACCGCAGAGCCCTGGAGCCTGACGCTGTTCCCCGCCGAGGCCCCGCTGATGTTCCTCGGGCTCGCGGGGTCCCGTTCCTCCGTGCGGGACCTGGAGCTGCTGCCCCGCTGGCCGCTCCTCGCGCGCATCACCTTCCAGGAGGACGGCCCGGACTCGGCTGCCGACTGGGAGACGCTCGCCCGCCTGCCCCGTCTCACGCGGCTGCACTGCGGCTCCCACAGCCTCCCGCACGCGCCCGAGGGGCTGAGCCTGCCGGGCCTCACCGAACTCCAGCTCTCCCCCGACGGCCACTGGGAGGCAGCGATGGCCCGCATTGGCACCCTGATGCCGGGACTGCGACACCTCTACGTGGAGAACCGGACCGGTGTGGGAGCGGCCGAGGCGAGGCAACGGCTGGACGTCTCCGCCCTGCCCGACCACATCGACGTGCGGGTGTACGGGCCGTCCAAATTCTGA
- a CDS encoding M23 family metallopeptidase: MPKRTESHHPRPSMLRTRAAVIAAGIGASTLFGAGVSVAADSAKSGGVLPGVAVNSVQAQAAAQAKAADKAQQDAAKKAAGIKKAAAKAAGWVHPVERYTLSASFGLGGSMWSHKHSGQDFAVSVGTPVAAVHGGTVVKAGPNGAGDGPAYGNALVIKHSNGTYSQYAHLSKVDVRVGQNVTTGQRVALSGNTGNSSGPHLHFEIRTTPNYGTAVDPAAFLRSVGVKV, encoded by the coding sequence ATGCCGAAGCGCACCGAGTCCCACCACCCCCGCCCGTCCATGCTCCGTACGCGGGCGGCCGTCATCGCCGCGGGCATCGGAGCGTCGACGCTGTTCGGGGCCGGGGTCTCGGTCGCTGCGGACAGCGCCAAGAGCGGCGGTGTACTGCCCGGCGTCGCCGTGAACTCCGTTCAGGCGCAGGCCGCCGCCCAGGCCAAGGCCGCCGACAAGGCGCAGCAGGACGCGGCCAAGAAGGCCGCGGGCATCAAGAAGGCCGCCGCCAAGGCCGCCGGCTGGGTCCACCCGGTCGAGCGCTACACCCTCTCCGCGAGCTTCGGCCTCGGCGGCAGCATGTGGTCCCACAAGCACTCCGGCCAGGACTTCGCCGTCTCGGTCGGCACGCCGGTCGCCGCCGTGCACGGCGGTACGGTCGTCAAGGCCGGCCCGAACGGCGCCGGTGACGGTCCCGCGTACGGCAACGCCCTCGTGATCAAGCACAGCAACGGCACGTACTCGCAGTACGCGCACCTCTCGAAGGTCGACGTCCGGGTGGGCCAGAACGTCACCACCGGCCAGCGGGTCGCCCTCTCGGGCAACACCGGCAACTCCAGCGGTCCCCACCTGCACTTCGAGATCCGTACGACGCCCAACTACGGCACGGCCGTCGACCCCGCCGCCTTCCTGCGCTCGGTGGGCGTGAAGGTCTGA
- a CDS encoding TetR/AcrR family transcriptional regulator, whose protein sequence is MGTGTGKQQRRGNTRQRIQDVALELFAEQGYEKTSLREIAERLDVTKAALYYHFKTKEDILTSIFDDSTRPIDELIAWGHEQPQPPSLDVRKQVLSRYSEILVDAAPLFRFMQENQATVRDLKTGESFKDRMFGLYDILKDPDAPMADQVRCFSALFTMHGGMFVLKDIDGDPEEKRKAILEVAIDLVTQAHSGD, encoded by the coding sequence ATGGGCACGGGCACAGGCAAGCAGCAGCGCCGCGGGAACACCCGCCAGCGCATCCAGGACGTGGCCCTCGAACTCTTCGCCGAGCAGGGGTACGAGAAGACGTCGCTGCGCGAGATCGCCGAGCGCCTCGACGTCACGAAGGCGGCGCTCTACTACCACTTCAAGACCAAGGAAGACATTCTCACCAGCATCTTCGACGACAGCACCAGGCCCATCGACGAGCTGATCGCCTGGGGTCACGAGCAGCCGCAGCCGCCGTCCCTCGATGTCCGCAAGCAGGTCCTGAGCCGCTACAGCGAGATCCTGGTCGACGCGGCGCCGCTCTTCCGCTTCATGCAGGAGAACCAGGCCACGGTGCGGGACCTGAAGACCGGCGAGAGCTTCAAGGACCGCATGTTCGGGCTCTACGACATCCTCAAGGACCCGGACGCGCCGATGGCCGACCAGGTGCGGTGCTTCAGCGCTCTGTTCACCATGCACGGCGGGATGTTCGTCCTCAAAGACATCGATGGCGACCCCGAGGAGAAGCGGAAGGCCATCCTCGAAGTCGCCATCGATCTGGTCACGCAGGCGCACTCGGGCGACTGA
- a CDS encoding MDR family MFS transporter — MADKTTAVAEPERGSDAALQNKPRKPDKAEPQPRSVRVVLMALMITMLLAMLDNMIVSPAMPTIVGDLGGLEHLSWVVTGYTLATAASTPIWGKVGDMYGRKGSFLTAIVIFLVGSVLSGMAQDMGQLIGFRAIQGLGAGGLMVGVMAIIGDLIPPRERGKYMGMMTGVMAVAMIGGPLVGGTITDHLGWRWAFYINLPLGAVALAMVTAVLHLPKKKAEGRIDYLGAALLTVGISALVLVTTWGGTEYAWSSAVIMELIAIGVASLVGFLFVQKRAAEPIMPLHIFRSRNFSLMAVIGFISGFVMFGAMLFLPLYQQSVQGASATNSGLLLLPLLLSMMVVSLFAGRFTTATGKYKAFPIVGTVLMVVGFFLLAQMDTGTSRLTSGLYMAVLGAGMGFLMQVTMLVAQNSVELKDMGVASSSATLFRTLGSSFGVAIMGALFNHRVQDVMAERAGELGGKVTEKSAQLDAASLAKLPEQVSDAYKFAVSSGTHSAFLLGAAVGVAALLASLFVKETPLRGAGPADS; from the coding sequence ATGGCGGACAAGACCACGGCGGTAGCCGAGCCGGAGCGGGGGAGCGACGCCGCGCTGCAAAACAAGCCGCGCAAGCCGGACAAAGCCGAGCCGCAGCCGCGCAGCGTGCGCGTCGTGCTGATGGCACTGATGATCACGATGCTGCTCGCGATGCTCGACAACATGATCGTGAGCCCCGCGATGCCGACGATCGTCGGCGACCTCGGCGGCCTTGAGCACCTGTCGTGGGTCGTCACCGGATACACCCTGGCCACCGCCGCCTCCACCCCGATCTGGGGCAAGGTCGGCGACATGTACGGGCGCAAGGGCTCCTTCCTCACCGCCATAGTGATCTTCCTCGTGGGCTCTGTGCTGAGCGGCATGGCACAGGACATGGGGCAGCTCATCGGCTTCCGCGCGATCCAGGGACTTGGCGCGGGCGGCCTGATGGTCGGCGTCATGGCGATCATCGGTGACCTGATCCCGCCGCGGGAGCGCGGCAAGTACATGGGCATGATGACCGGCGTCATGGCCGTCGCGATGATCGGCGGCCCGCTCGTCGGCGGCACCATCACCGACCACCTCGGCTGGCGCTGGGCCTTCTACATCAACCTGCCGCTGGGCGCCGTGGCCCTCGCCATGGTCACCGCCGTCCTGCACCTGCCCAAGAAGAAGGCCGAAGGGCGCATCGACTACCTCGGCGCGGCCCTGCTCACCGTCGGCATCAGCGCGCTCGTGCTCGTCACCACCTGGGGCGGCACGGAGTACGCCTGGAGCTCGGCCGTGATCATGGAGCTGATCGCGATCGGCGTGGCCTCGCTCGTGGGCTTCCTCTTCGTACAGAAGAGGGCCGCCGAGCCGATCATGCCGCTGCACATCTTCCGCAGCCGCAACTTCTCCTTGATGGCAGTGATCGGCTTCATCAGCGGCTTCGTGATGTTCGGCGCGATGCTCTTCCTGCCGCTCTACCAGCAGTCGGTACAGGGCGCCTCGGCCACCAACTCCGGGCTGCTGCTGCTTCCGCTGCTGCTCTCGATGATGGTCGTCTCCCTGTTCGCCGGCCGGTTCACGACCGCCACCGGCAAGTACAAGGCGTTCCCGATCGTCGGCACCGTGCTGATGGTCGTGGGGTTCTTCCTGCTGGCCCAGATGGACACCGGGACCTCGCGGCTCACGTCGGGCCTCTACATGGCGGTGCTCGGCGCGGGCATGGGCTTCCTGATGCAGGTCACCATGCTGGTCGCCCAGAACAGCGTCGAGCTGAAGGACATGGGCGTCGCCTCCTCCTCGGCCACGCTCTTCCGTACGCTCGGCTCCTCCTTCGGCGTCGCGATCATGGGCGCGCTCTTCAACCACCGCGTCCAGGACGTGATGGCCGAGCGCGCCGGTGAACTGGGCGGCAAGGTGACCGAGAAGTCGGCGCAGCTCGATGCGGCGAGCCTCGCGAAGCTGCCGGAACAGGTGAGCGACGCGTACAAGTTCGCGGTGTCCTCCGGCACGCACTCGGCGTTCCTGCTCGGCGCGGCCGTCGGCGTCGCCGCGCTGCTCGCCTCGCTCTTCGTGAAGGAGACCCCGCTGCGGGGTGCGGGCCCCGCCGACAGCTAG
- a CDS encoding VOC family protein, translated as MIKGLAISTVWVLDQDRAKEFYTQKLGFEVRTDMTMGDGGMRWLTVGAKDQPDVELTLMVPGPPSLDDESAEAMKKLVAKGVLGAGVLVTDDVHGDYEKLKARGVEFLQEPQERPYGTEALFRDDSGNWFSFTQRREGGLDLDKDWSC; from the coding sequence ATGATCAAGGGACTCGCCATCTCCACCGTCTGGGTCCTGGACCAGGACCGGGCCAAGGAGTTCTACACCCAGAAGCTCGGTTTCGAGGTCCGTACGGACATGACCATGGGCGACGGCGGCATGCGCTGGCTCACCGTCGGCGCAAAGGACCAGCCCGACGTGGAGCTGACGCTGATGGTGCCGGGCCCGCCGTCCCTGGACGACGAGTCGGCCGAGGCCATGAAGAAGCTGGTCGCCAAGGGAGTCCTCGGCGCGGGCGTCCTGGTCACCGACGACGTCCACGGGGACTACGAGAAGCTGAAGGCGCGCGGCGTGGAGTTCCTCCAGGAGCCGCAGGAGCGCCCCTACGGCACCGAGGCGCTCTTCCGCGACGACTCCGGGAACTGGTTCTCGTTCACGCAGCGCCGCGAGGGCGGCTTGGACCTCGACAAGGACTGGTCCTGCTGA